The following DNA comes from cyanobiont of Ornithocercus magnificus.
CCCCAGGTCTGATTTCTTCTCCAACAATTTCCCCATTAAGATCTGCTGTAGTTACTAAGCCTTCTGTACCTCCATGCTCGTCAACTACAAGTAAAAAGGGATGACCGCTACGTATCCTCATCAGCAACTCTTCTAGGGTCTCTGTCTCAAGTACTCTTACTGCCGGCAGTAGATAAGGCTCCAGTAGTGAGTTAGCATTGAGTTCTCCACGAGAAATTGGCTCAGCCAGACGACGCAGGTCAAGAACACCACGAACATCATCAAGGGAAATGCCAATTACAGGGAACCGAGCATGGCGGGTGCAGTGCACAGCATGCATCAATTCATGGAATCGTACACTCACTGGTAGCGTTACCATGCCAGAGCGTGGCACCATGACCTCTCTCACCTGAGTATCTCTTAGTGAGAAGACTCCTTCTAGGATATTGCGCTCATCGGGCCGCAGTCCTGTGACACCGCCTGACTCAATTAGAGTCTCCAGCTCACCAGCGGAAAGTACAGGCATCAAAGCATCCCAGCCGTTTCGTAAGCCAACAAGTCTAAATAACAAAGAAACCAGAGTCTCAAGAAGAATCACAAGAGGCATCATTACTTGTAGTGCTGACTCAAGTGGCGGCGCAAGCCTCAGTGCAGCTAGCTCAGGATGACTAAGCACCCAAGCTCGTGGTAGGAGCCCAGCAAGTAGAGTTGCTAAAGCCACCAGTAACAGGAACAATATGGCATCCCACCACCGGGAACCACCAGCCACGATGCTTGGCCAGATTTGCTCGCCTAGACCACGGCCAACCCATCCAAGAGCCAGCAACGATAGAGCTGTACCTAATTGTGAGACGATCAAGGTTCGCCGAAGTCGTCGCTGAAGGCGCTGGACAGCTCGGGCTCCGTGAGTCCCTTCCTCAACAAGAATTGAGACACGGCTTGGTCTTAGACGTAGTAACGCAACTTCAGCCGCTGCAAAGAAAGCTGGTAAGAGCAGCAACACAGCAAGAGCCAGGAACCGCATCAACCGGTATGAGTGGGGGTCGCGAGGATCGAACTCGCCTTGGGCGAATTATGAGTTCGCTGCATTCACCAGATTGCTAGACCCCCTTCCTGCTGGATCTACCACAGTCTATAAATTAAGTGTAACGGGAGCAAAGCCCAACCCAGATAGTGTCAGGTTACAGTGCTCCACATCTCTAAGATAGACTGTCCAACCGTGTAACAAGGTTTCCTGGTATACTCAGTGACCTAGTATTACGTGTTGAGATCCGTAGCCAAGAGTTCCAGACATGTGCAACATGTTCAGCTAAATCCAGCATTAACTATGTGGGTCCGCATTTTGAAGTCTGACTATGTAGATCATGTTAACCCACGACCATCATGATCGGACTCTTGCGAGTACAAGCTTCAAAGATGCTGATACAGTTCTCTTGCCAGTGAGTCAAGTGGTTCAGGCAACAGAAGGCAGCGACAGCTTTAGCCAGGAGACAAGATATATGACCATACCTAGGATAGGATGTAAAGAATCTTCGCAGCCAGAAGAAGCTGAGGCTGCGTATAGGGCACAAATGAGACATTTTATGTACCAGTCCAATGAGTGCTGATTCTGATGCCAGCAATCGCCGTGAGGCACTACTTGACTGCTTGGCAAAGAAAGCTTACCGTTTCGGCAGCTTTACACTTTCGTCTGGCAGGCACAGCCTGCACTACGTTAATTGTAAGCTGGTAAGTTTGAGTGGAAAGGGCCTGTATCTTCTTGCACCAGCCCTATTGGAGCAAATAGAACCAGAAACTAAGGCTGTTGCAGGACTCACCCTTGGAGCCGATCCTCTGGTCAGTAGCGTAGCAATGGTCGCTACTCAGTTAAAGCGCCATCTCGATGCATTGATCATTAGGAAAGAACCAAAGGAGCATGGCACTAGTGCTTGGTTAGAGGGTCCTCTACCAGAACCTGGCTCCCGAGTTACTGTTCTTGAGGACGTCGTAACTACGGGTAACTCCTCTTTGAGAGCAGTGCGTCAGCTACGGCAAGCTGGTCAAATAGTAAATCGTGTGGTCGCGATTGTCGACCGTGAGGAGGGCGGCTGCGATGCTCTGTCTGCTGAGGGACTAGAACTAATAAGCCTCTTTCGATTGGAAGAATTGGCTCGCAGAGCTTCAGAAGAATGATAGCGAAACTATGGAGTGCTGAATTTCCTCTAATCCGCCTCGAGGGCGATGGGGCGGCGCAATTTCTTCACGGCCAAACTAGTGCTGATGTATGCGGAGCTGGATTAGATGTGCTGGTGGATGCTTGCCTGCTGACTGCGGCTGGAAAAGTCAGAGCTCTGTTAGAGATTCGTGTCGACAGGAATGGCGCTGGTGTGTTAGTGCTAGCTGGAGATGCAGAAGCAGTTCACACAGGATTCGACACCATAATTTTCCCGGCAGACAAAGTCCGGTTGCTACCCCTTAGCCGATGTCACCGCGTCCAGCAACTGACAACGGCAAACACTCTTCAGCTAGAGCGCTACTGGTTGGCAACAAGCGAAGATCTACCACCAGAGTGGCTGAATTTGCCAGTCGCCTCTCAAGAGGAAGTCGAGCGTTGGCGAATTCGACTAGACCTACCTTTAGGAAGAGGGGAGGTAGACGGAAGTTTCAATCCTCTTGAGCTGGGTCTAGAAGCTTGGGTAAGTTTATCAAAGGGCTGTTATCTAGGGCAGGAAACTATTATAAGGTTAGTCAGAGCTAATGGTAGACTACGCCAGCGATTGTGCTCCTGGCAAGCAACAACAAGTATTAGTGTTGGCACAAAGCTGAAAGACCCTGGAGGAGCAGTTTCTAGCCGCAATGTAGGTGTTGTCACCTCAAGCATAAGCTTAGATGACAAAAGGATCGGGCTTGCCATGATTCACCGCCAAGCTTTAAACGCAACCTCCCTGGTCACTACTGAGACTAATTCGATAGTCCAGCTGACATCACAATCGATTTATCCTGGGTGCAGCAAGCCACAAGATTAGATACTTACTAGCCTATTTGCCTAATCTCTTTGCACAAGGCAAGCTGAATGGATAACCAAATAATTATAAGAGGACCTAACTCAGTAAGCTAGCAAATATAGTCTATGCTCAAGATCAGGTATCTCTAAGCTACAGCAGTGATATTAACCAACTGACTAGCAACTATTAAGCTATGCACAATCTTGAAAGCATAGCTTAGATATTGAAGGTAGCCCGCGACTGTTGGTAAGTGGTTAAAGCAAACAACTCCCCCGCTCCCCTTTTTTTCGTGCTGATATCAAACTAGACTAGCTTCTTAAACAACTTGAATTATTTGGTGAGATACCAATGCCAGGCTAAGATTGGTGGAAATTTGGAATCTTTGACAGCTGCTGCTAAGCCCATTGTGAGTTGCACCTCCTTACATGACTTCCATGCCCTTTCCTCTAGGAGCACCCCCCATCATCTTCGGTACTGATGGTTGGCGTGGTATTATTGGTGTAGATTTTACTTTAGAGAGGCTGCTGCTCGCGGCAGCAGCTGCAGCGCAGGAATTAGCCTATCGGGCGCCTAATGGGTGTGATAGCCGTGAAGTAGTGATTGGCTATGATTGTCGTTTCATGGCCCCTGAGTTTGCTGAAGCGGCGGTAGCAGCAGTAAGGGGTTGTGAACTGGAGCCACTGCTCACAGCAACACCAGTTCCAACACCAGCTTGCAGTTGGGCTGTTGTCCAGCGTAAAGCTTTAGGCGCGCTAGTTATCACCGCCAGTCACAATCCGCCAGAGTGGCTTGGAATTAAGATCAAAGGCCCGTTTGGTGGCTCAGTAGAGAACGATTTCACGCAAGCAGTGGAGCGGCGGCTTCGCGCTGGAGGCATAACAGTTCCCATAGCAGCAACTAACAGCAAGCAGTTCGATGCCCGTGGTAATTACCTGCGCAAGATTAAAACTAGTTTTGATGTGCCCGCTATATTAGAAGGTCTTCGCCGCCGTGGCCTTTGTGTAATCGTTGATCCTATGCACGGCTCAGCAGCGAAATGTGTTTCAGAGCTTTTTGGTCCTGGATCAGAGGATGTGCTGCGGGAGATTCATAGTCAACGGGATCCTCTCTTTGGTGGATGTTCTCCTGAGCCAATAGCCTCCCATCTAAGCGAGTTGATTGAGGCTGTATTGTCCTCAAGAGGTAAAAGCAGAGCTGCGATTGGATTGGCTTTTGACGGCGATGGTGACCGTCTTGCAGCTGTTGACGAAGATGGCTGTTTCTGTAGTAGCCAACTACTTATGCCATTACTTATTGATCATCTTGCTAGGTTCCGTCAACTACCAGGATTGGTGGTAAAGACTGTTAGTGGGTCAGACCTGATACGGTACGTAGCTGAAGAACTTGGTCGTGAGGTACTAGAGTTGCCCGTTGGCTTTAAGCACATTACTGCCACGATGCTAAGCAGTGATGTATTGGTCGGTGGTGAAGAGTCAGGTGGTATTGGATTTGGCATACATCTGCCAGAAAGAGATGCTCTCTTTGCTGCTATGCTTGTGCTAGAAGCACTTGTAGAGAGTAACCAGACCCTTGGCACAAAGCTTAAAGACCTGCAAAGAGGCTGTGGTAGAGCGAGCCACTATAAACGTCTCGATCTTCGCTTAGCTAGCTTGGGATCACGCAAGAGGCTTGAGGGCTTGCTAGACGGGATACCACCATCAGTGGTAGCTGGCTATAAGGTGCAGGAGATAATCCGGACTGACGGCATTAAGCTCAGACTGGGATTAGGCCACTGGCTAATGCTTAGATTCTCTGGGACAGAGCCACTATTAAGAATCTACTGTGAGGCTCCAGAAGCAAAGCGCGCTCAGGATATATTGTTATGGGCAAAAGAACTTGCCGAATCGATATGAGCGTGATGGAGTCACTATTTATCAACCAAAGAGAACTAATTATCGCGAGTAGCAATTCAGGCAAGATCCAGGAATTTATTAATCTGCTCAAACACTTGCCATTGAAGATACAGGCCCAGCCAGACAATCTGAATCTCAATATTCAGGAAACAGGGATGACTTTTGCTGAGAATGCTTGTATTAAAGCCACTACTGTCGCTGCTGCTACTGGCTATTGGACACTTGCAGATGACTCTGGACTCTGTGTTGAGGCACTAAACGGTGCTCCTGGCATCTACTCGGCACGCTACGCCTCAACAGAGGCCATGTGTATTAACCGGCTACTCAATGCTTTGGGAAATAACAAGAACCGTAAGGCAAGTTTCCGAGCGGCACTCTGTGTTGCTGCACCCGATGGCTCCATACTTGCAGCTGTGGAGGGCCAATGTGATGGCCATATTACAGCTGTGCCTCGCGGCCAGGGTGGTTTCGGCTATGACCCAATCTTTGAGGTAGCGGGTGTAGGCTTAACCTTTGCTGAGATGAGTCCTGACAGAAAGCGGTCTCTGGGTCACCGCGGTCAGGCATTTGCTTTACTCGAACCAGAGTTAATACGACTGGTAGACTTAGACTCAAGGAGATAAAATTAGAGCGTAATCAGCTCAAAATACTAAGCTCTGTGTAACTAGTATTACAATCGGTAAGCTGGCTAAGGAAACTTACAGGGATCAGATCCCCTATCGACGGCTCACTATCTGTGGATAAGTGTTGCTCATAAAAAAGGCGGAACTATATTTAAGCCAAGCCGTGTCAGAGATTGCACTGCTAGTTCTGGCAATTCGATGACTGCCAGGGGCTGGCCAGACTATTTGGTAGAAACAGTAATCAGAGCTTAGTACTATAGATAGTGTTTGCTTTTATTGTATCCATCTTGTAGTAGTATCTTCACACACTGTGCTGTTATGAGATTCTCTCCACCTGGCATTTACCTAATCCAAAGATCAGTCAGGTAATTCTGAAACTACTTTGTCGAATTGCTAAGAAGATCGCATCGATTTGGTTGAGCTCTAAGTGAGTTAAGATCCCTTTACCTTCTTGT
Coding sequences within:
- a CDS encoding HlyC/CorC family transporter — protein: MRFLALAVLLLLPAFFAAAEVALLRLRPSRVSILVEEGTHGARAVQRLQRRLRRTLIVSQLGTALSLLALGWVGRGLGEQIWPSIVAGGSRWWDAILFLLLVALATLLAGLLPRAWVLSHPELAALRLAPPLESALQVMMPLVILLETLVSLLFRLVGLRNGWDALMPVLSAGELETLIESGGVTGLRPDERNILEGVFSLRDTQVREVMVPRSGMVTLPVSVRFHELMHAVHCTRHARFPVIGISLDDVRGVLDLRRLAEPISRGELNANSLLEPYLLPAVRVLETETLEELLMRIRSGHPFLLVVDEHGGTEGLVTTADLNGEIVGEEIRPGDDETDLQPVDGQPGLWMLAGDLEIFELNRQLSLHLPEAHDHHTLAGFLLEKLQHIPTPGEALQHDGMRFEITEMDGPRIQRVRLILPRGHHTSS
- a CDS encoding orotate phosphoribosyltransferase yields the protein MSADSDASNRREALLDCLAKKAYRFGSFTLSSGRHSLHYVNCKLVSLSGKGLYLLAPALLEQIEPETKAVAGLTLGADPLVSSVAMVATQLKRHLDALIIRKEPKEHGTSAWLEGPLPEPGSRVTVLEDVVTTGNSSLRAVRQLRQAGQIVNRVVAIVDREEGGCDALSAEGLELISLFRLEELARRASEE
- a CDS encoding glycine cleavage system protein T; the protein is MIAKLWSAEFPLIRLEGDGAAQFLHGQTSADVCGAGLDVLVDACLLTAAGKVRALLEIRVDRNGAGVLVLAGDAEAVHTGFDTIIFPADKVRLLPLSRCHRVQQLTTANTLQLERYWLATSEDLPPEWLNLPVASQEEVERWRIRLDLPLGRGEVDGSFNPLELGLEAWVSLSKGCYLGQETIIRLVRANGRLRQRLCSWQATTSISVGTKLKDPGGAVSSRNVGVVTSSISLDDKRIGLAMIHRQALNATSLVTTETNSIVQLTSQSIYPGCSKPQD
- a CDS encoding phosphomannomutase; the protein is MPFPLGAPPIIFGTDGWRGIIGVDFTLERLLLAAAAAAQELAYRAPNGCDSREVVIGYDCRFMAPEFAEAAVAAVRGCELEPLLTATPVPTPACSWAVVQRKALGALVITASHNPPEWLGIKIKGPFGGSVENDFTQAVERRLRAGGITVPIAATNSKQFDARGNYLRKIKTSFDVPAILEGLRRRGLCVIVDPMHGSAAKCVSELFGPGSEDVLREIHSQRDPLFGGCSPEPIASHLSELIEAVLSSRGKSRAAIGLAFDGDGDRLAAVDEDGCFCSSQLLMPLLIDHLARFRQLPGLVVKTVSGSDLIRYVAEELGREVLELPVGFKHITATMLSSDVLVGGEESGGIGFGIHLPERDALFAAMLVLEALVESNQTLGTKLKDLQRGCGRASHYKRLDLRLASLGSRKRLEGLLDGIPPSVVAGYKVQEIIRTDGIKLRLGLGHWLMLRFSGTEPLLRIYCEAPEAKRAQDILLWAKELAESI
- a CDS encoding non-canonical purine NTP pyrophosphatase, RdgB/HAM1 family, with the protein product MSVMESLFINQRELIIASSNSGKIQEFINLLKHLPLKIQAQPDNLNLNIQETGMTFAENACIKATTVAAATGYWTLADDSGLCVEALNGAPGIYSARYASTEAMCINRLLNALGNNKNRKASFRAALCVAAPDGSILAAVEGQCDGHITAVPRGQGGFGYDPIFEVAGVGLTFAEMSPDRKRSLGHRGQAFALLEPELIRLVDLDSRR